From Chlorogloeopsis sp. ULAP01, a single genomic window includes:
- the cysT gene encoding sulfate ABC transporter permease subunit CysT: MAVSSHSQQFPPNYRSKRQSLLETIAQIPWTWVVTYVYLGIMLLVPMLAMFTKAATESPENIWRIATSPIALATYDVTFVTATFSALLNGVFGSILAWVLVRYDFNLSIGRFTLPIKNFIDASLDLPFALPTAVTGLTLATVYSNNGWIGSWLAPFGIKVSFTRLGVAVAMTFISLPFVVRTVQPVLQEMEREVEEAAWSLGASKWQTFWKVIFPPLFPTILTGVALGFSRAVGEYGSVVIIASNTPFRDLIAPVLIFQRLEQYDYSGATVIGVVLLLISLIMLLCINLLQAWGRRYDVK; this comes from the coding sequence ATGGCTGTATCCTCGCATTCACAACAATTTCCTCCCAATTACAGATCTAAGCGTCAGTCACTGCTAGAGACAATAGCTCAGATTCCCTGGACGTGGGTAGTGACTTACGTATATCTAGGTATTATGTTGCTAGTACCAATGCTAGCGATGTTTACAAAAGCCGCTACTGAAAGTCCTGAGAACATTTGGAGAATTGCTACTAGCCCGATCGCTTTGGCGACTTATGATGTCACTTTTGTGACTGCTACCTTTAGTGCTTTGTTGAATGGAGTCTTTGGTAGCATCCTTGCTTGGGTTCTAGTACGCTACGACTTTAACTTGTCCATTGGTAGATTCACTCTGCCGATTAAAAATTTCATTGATGCCTCCCTCGATTTACCCTTTGCCCTCCCGACAGCAGTTACGGGTTTAACCTTAGCGACAGTCTACAGTAACAATGGTTGGATTGGTTCTTGGCTGGCTCCTTTTGGTATTAAGGTATCTTTTACCCGTTTAGGGGTAGCAGTCGCTATGACATTTATCTCCTTACCATTTGTTGTCCGCACAGTACAACCAGTTCTCCAGGAAATGGAAAGGGAAGTGGAAGAAGCTGCTTGGAGTTTGGGCGCTTCCAAATGGCAGACTTTCTGGAAAGTTATATTTCCCCCCTTGTTTCCGACAATTTTGACTGGCGTCGCCTTGGGTTTTTCCCGTGCTGTTGGTGAGTATGGTTCGGTAGTCATTATTGCTTCTAACACGCCTTTTCGAGATTTGATTGCACCTGTGTTGATTTTCCAGCGTCTAGAACAGTATGACTACTCTGGCGCAACTGTGATTGGCGTAGTGTTGTTGTTGATTTCATTGATTATGCTGCTGTGCATTAATCTTTTACAAGCTTGGGGTAGACGTTATGACGTTAAGTGA